The Proteus sp. ZN5 genome includes the window GATAGGCAGACAAAACTTGTTCTAACTCGCCACTTTCAATATAGGGTTTGGCTGAATAATAAGGTTGTAGCGATATACCAGCCCCTTTTAACGTAGCTTGCAATAAAACAACTGATTCATTTGCGCTTAAATTCCCCCCAACAGGTACTGAATAACGTTCATCACCTAAATTAAATTCCCACAAACTACGGCCAAAAAATCGGTAAGTTAAACATTGATGCTGAGCGAGTTCATCTGGCGTTTGAGGTATACCTTTTTTTGCTAAGTAATCTTTATGGGCACACACCACAGAAAGACATGTCGCAAGCGAGCGTGCGATTAAATTAGGCTCTAGGTGATTCGTAATACGCAGTGCAATATCAATACGTTCTTCCACCAAATTCACAGTTTGATTAGTGATTTGTAAATCAACCGCAATTAAAGGATAACGCTGCATAAACTCACATATTGCCACTGACAAAATACTATTTGCTAATGATTGTGAACTGGTAATACGAACAAGCCCACTGATTTGATGACGTTCTTTCGGAATATTAGCGGGTATACGTTCAGCCATTTCTAATAACTGTAAACTCTGTTCGTATACCATTTCACCTACTGATGTTAGGCTTTGTTTGCGTGTCGTTCTATGCAATAAACGCACTCCAGCCCACTCTTCCATCTCATTTAAATAGCGCGTCACCATAGCTCTAGACATACCTAGATAATCAGCAGCTTTTATCATGCTTCCCTGCTTCACAATGGTTACAAACACTTCTGATGCTTTTATTTTATCCATTTTATTTACTCGATTTACGCAACAATCAATTGCCTAAAATAGGGTTTTTCTCTTGTTTTATGCAACCTATTATAGTCAGCAACAACAATATGGAGAAAACAAAAGATGAAAAAATTACTTCCTTTAACACTTGCAACTACCGCCTTATTCTCAACATCGGTATTAGCTACTGATTTAACATTAGATATTTATAACCCAGGAGAAGCGAGCATTTTCCCTGTTTCTTCCGAAATTATTTATGGCGATAAAGATGCCGTTTTAATTGATGCACAATTTCAAAAAAATGATGCTCAAGCATTGGTTGATAAAATAAAAGCCTCTGGAAAAAACCTGACTTATATCTATATCAGCCATTCTGATCCTGACTTTTATTTTGGGTTAGATGTCATTACTGATGCATTTCCAAATGCTAAAGTGATTGCAACCGCACCCACAATTAAAGCCATTAATGAAACTCAAGCAGGAAAACTTGCTTATTGGGGACCTGTACTTAAAGAAAATGCCCCTCAAAAAATCATCATTCCTGAAGTACTAAAAGGGGATAGTTTTTCTCTAGAAGGTGAAACCATTTCGGTCAAAGGTTTAGATGGGCAATCTCCAGATAGAACATATCTTTATGTTCCAAAACTTAATGCAGTAATGGGTGGTGTTTTAGTCTCTGAAAATATTCATATTTGGTTGGCAGATACTCAAACTGTGGAAGAGCGCCAACATTGGGTTAGTGCGTTACAGCAAATCAAATCACTATCCCCAAAAACCGTTATTCCAGGTCACTATTTACCAAAAGCAACGCATAATCTGCAAGCAGTTGACTTCACAATGAATTACCTGATTGAGGCTGAGAAAAATCTTGAAAAAACGAAAAATTCAGATGAATTTATTGCAGCGATGGAAAAAAATCATCAGAATTTAGCAGATAAATCAAGCCTAGAACTTAGTGCAAAAGTACTAAAAGGAGAGATGCAGTGGCCTCAGTAGCAAGCAATACAGGCAGTACTAAAATATTGCACTATGTTTATGATCCTCTTTGCGGTTGGTGCTACGGCATTGCGCCCCTGATTGAAGCAGTAAGCAATACATTTCCAAATTCCATTAAGTTACATGGTGGCGGATTGTTTACACCAGCAAGAGCTGTAACGGGGGGGCAATCATGGAAAGAGCATGTTACGCCAATTGATGAGCGTATTAGTCAATTATCAAGCCAAGTTTTTAGTCATGCATATCATGATGCTCTTGGTAACACTGAAATGGTATTAAACTCTCTGTTACCTATTTCAGCCGTTCTTGTTGCTGAAATAATGGGAAAGCGAGATGTTTATTTACTAAAAGCCTTACAAGAAGCCTATTACCTTGATGGCTTAAATATCAGTGATAAAGACACTTTGCTATTTATTGTGAAAAAACTTGGTTTTGATGTTGAGCAGTTTGCATCTTTACTGGCTGAAATTAGCGAAAAACAAATTCAGCAACATTTAAGCCAGACACAACAATTAATGTCTCAAGTTAATGGTCGCGGTTTTCCGACTCTATTTATTGAAGATAACCAAGGTTACCACCTAATATCGGTTGAAAAATATTTAGGTGATACAAAACGTTGGCAGCAATTTATAAAAGAAAACCTATAATCTTCTTTTCAGTGTGCTGATTAATTTCCGCACACTGCCTTCTTTATTTCGATTCTTGTTATTTTCTTTTTCACTCATATCTAAAAAGGATTAAATTTATTTAAAATCAATTAGTTGAAAAAATTGCAAGATGAGAAATTGAAACCTAACACCATCAATGTTGAAAATGAAAGACAAGAGCCAAATGCCACTTTTTTGATATGATCTTTTGTTGTGATTAATACTGCACAATACACACTTAACCCTAGAAAAGAGCCAAGCAAAAGAATATATGGCAATTTCTCAAACCCACACCATGCCCCAATAGCACCAAATAATTTCACATCACCAAAACCTAAAACACATTTTTGGCAGATAAAATATCCCCATAAATAGATGCCATAGAAAAGCCCAACACCACCTAAAAAACCATAAAAAGCATGATTGAAAGGTACTAATCCATATACTGTGAAATTACACAATAACCCTAAAAATATTAACCAATAAGTCAAAGAATTAGGCAGAAGAAAATAATCAGCATCAAAGAAAGAGAGCATCAACAAATAAAAACGTAATACCGAAAATATTATCAATAAAGAAAATGAGTTAATTGAAAAAAACCAATATAAACAAACAATAAAATAACTCAGCGTAAGTTGTTTACGTCGAGTTTTAGGTAACAAAAATAATAACGGAAAAGGTAGGCAAAACTTAATAAAAACAAGAAAATCATTCAAAAAAGGAAACAAAGGTGTTTTTATAAAACAATAACGGCTTAATGACATAAATATCTACTCCTTAGATACATCGTTATCCTTGTTAAACGACTGTATAAGAGACTCCATTTAATACCGAGAATTTTCTTTAGAATGACAATGAAAACATGAAATTTTGCGACAAAACACGCAATAAGATCCACGCTATAATAATGACAAAAGCAAAGTGATAACTTGCATGCCATAATGTCATGCGTATGATGCATATCACATATTTTATTTATCACGGTTAACCATCTTTTACGTAAGGGTTTCACGTTATGCGTATTCCTCGCATTTATCATCCAGAACCACTCACAGCAGGCACTCAAACAGCATTAGATGAAGAAGCATCTAATCATGTTGGGCGTGTATTAAGAATGTCTACAGGGCAAAAACTGGCACTGTTTGATGGTTCAAATCAGGTATTTGATGCTGAAATCATAGAAAGCACAAAAAAATCAGTCACTGTGCAAATCAATGAAGGCATTGTTGATGATAAAGAATCCCCTCTTGACCTCCATTTAGGACAAGTACTTTCACGAGGCGAGAAAATGGAGTTTACTATTCAAAAATCAGTTGAGTTAGGTGTTAATACGATCACTCCACTGATCTCAGAACGCTGTGGTGTTAAACTTGACCCCAGCCGTTTAGAGAAAAAACATCAGCAATGGCAAAAAATTATTATCTCGGCATGTGAACAATGTGGCAGAAATAGTATCCCACAATTAATGCCAGTAATGTCATTAGAAGAATGGTGTGCTCAAGATGATGGTAGTTTAAAACTCAATTTACATCCAAGGGCTAACCAAAGTATTAATACCTTACCCTTACCTGTTAAAAAAGTGCGCTTATTGATTGGCCCTGAAGGTGGGCTTTCCCCTGAAGAAATCGCCATGACAGCAGAGCACCATTTTACTGATATTTTATTAGGTCCTCGTGTATTAAGAACTGAAACAACAGCGCTCACCGCAATCACCGCTTTGCAGGTTCGGTTCGGCGATCTGGGATAAAGGAGAAGTAATGATTAAATTAGGTATTGTGATGGATCCAATTTCATCCATCAAAATCAAAAAAGACACCAGCTTTGCCATGCTATTAGAAGCGCAACGTCGTGGCTGGGAAATTCATTATATGGAGATGAACGATCTTTACCTACATCAAGGTGAAGCACGCGCTCACACTCGTTTACTCAGCGTAGAAGAAAACCCAGAAAAATGGTTTGAGTTTGGCAAAGAGCAAGATATTGCTTTAGGTGAACTCGATACCATCTTAATGCGTAAAGATCCGCCTTTTGATACCGAATTTATCTACGCAACCTATATTTTAGAGCGCGCTGAAGATATGGGAACACTGATAGTTAATAAGCCACAAAGCTTACGCGACTGTAATGAAAAACTCTTTACTGCATGGTTCCCAACATTAACACCTGACACCTTAGTGACTCGTGAATCTAAGCATTTACGCGCTTTTCATGAAAAACACGGTGATGTTATTTTCAAACCATTAGATGGTATGGGTGGCGCATCAATCTTCCGCTTGAAAAAAGACGATCCTAACGTAGGTGTTATTATTGAAACATTGACAGAACATGGTCATCGTTTCTGTATGGCTCAAAATTTCCTACCTGAAATTGTCAATGGTGATAAGCGCATTCTGGTTGTCGATGGCGAACCTGTTCCTTATTGCTTAGCGCGTATTCCTGCAAAAGGTGAAACGCGAGGCAACTTAGCTGCTGGTGGCCGTGGCGAAGCTCGTCCATTAACAGAAAGTGATTGGGCTATTGCGCGTCAAGTTGCCCCTATCCTTAAACAGAAAGGTCTTATTTTTGTTGGGCTAGATGTTATTGGCGATCGCTTAACTGAAATTAACGTCACAAGCCCAACATGTGCGCGTGAAATTGAAGCTGCTTATCCTGATGTTTCTATTACAGGCATGTTAATGGATGCAATTGAAGTGCGCTTAAACAAGAAAAACTAACTTTTAGACACTGAGATTAAAGGGTTTAAAAGTATGAACCTAGCCCCCACATATTAATCTATAAGCGGTATACATTAAGAAATACAATGTATAAAGGGCTAGGTTTTTTTAATAAAATGATCAGGGAACAGTACTACTATTATGAACTTACTTAACCATTTTCTTATTGCTATGCCTTCATTAAGCGATCCGTTATTTGAACGTTCGGTCGTCTATGTGTGCGAACATAATGAAAACGGTGCGATGGGCTTAATTATTAATAAACCTATCGAAGATATCTCTGTGGAAGGTGTATTAGATCAACTGGAAATTTTTTCGACTGATAGAGACGAAGCGATTAGCTTACAAAAACCCGTGATGTCAGGAGGCCCTGTTGCAGAAGAGCATGGTTTTATCTTGCACACTCCGGTTTCAGGTTTTAGTTCTAGTATCAAAATTAGTGATAGCACGATGATCACAACTTCCAAAGATGTATTAGAAACCTTAGGTACAGCAAGACAACCAGAAAAAACATTAGTCTCTTTGGGTTATTCTAGTTGGGAACAAGGCCAATTAGAGAAAGAAATTTTAGAAAATAGCTGGCTAATAGTTGAAGCTTCACCTCAAATTATTTTTGATACCCCTATTGCTGAACGTTGGCATAAAGCCGCTGAATTAATTGGAATTAATATCCACACCATTTCACCGATAGCGGGTCACGCATAATGTCAAACAGAACGGTAATGGGCTTTGATTTCGGCACAAAAAGCATTGGTGCCGCTATCGGTCAAGAAGTTACAGGAACAGCAAGACCTTTGGCCTCATTTAAAGCAAAAGATGGTATTCCTGATTGGACTCAAATCGAAAAAATCATAAAAGAATGGCAACCTGATCTCGTGGTTGTCGGTTTACCTCTTAATATGGATGGTACCGAACAGTTAGTCACAACCCAAGCTAAAAAATTTGCCAATCGCCTTCATGGTCGATTTGGTGTACAAATTGCGTTGCATGATGAACGCCTTAGCACCGTAGAAGCTCGCGCTCATCTTTTTGAACGTGGTGGTTATCGTTCCTTAGATAAAGGCAGTGTAGATGCAGCATCTGCCGTTATTATTCTTGAAAGCTGGTTTGAACAGCAATTCTAAAAAATAGGTTCCAACGAGTCATAGTCGCCTACTTTTACTTATATGTTATCACTCCGCTTGAATTAAACCTTCATGTTGGCGTTGCTGCCGACTTAACATGAAGGTTTGCATACCGTATTCGCTACCTGTTTGCATTAATGTTGTCACTTGGTGGTATTTTCCTTCTCTAATTAGAT containing:
- a CDS encoding A24 family peptidase; amino-acid sequence: MSLSRYCFIKTPLFPFLNDFLVFIKFCLPFPLLFLLPKTRRKQLTLSYFIVCLYWFFSINSFSLLIIFSVLRFYLLMLSFFDADYFLLPNSLTYWLIFLGLLCNFTVYGLVPFNHAFYGFLGGVGLFYGIYLWGYFICQKCVLGFGDVKLFGAIGAWCGFEKLPYILLLGSFLGLSVYCAVLITTKDHIKKVAFGSCLSFSTLMVLGFNFSSCNFFN
- a CDS encoding DsbA family protein, which produces MASVASNTGSTKILHYVYDPLCGWCYGIAPLIEAVSNTFPNSIKLHGGGLFTPARAVTGGQSWKEHVTPIDERISQLSSQVFSHAYHDALGNTEMVLNSLLPISAVLVAEIMGKRDVYLLKALQEAYYLDGLNISDKDTLLFIVKKLGFDVEQFASLLAEISEKQIQQHLSQTQQLMSQVNGRGFPTLFIEDNQGYHLISVEKYLGDTKRWQQFIKENL
- the rsmE gene encoding 16S rRNA (uracil(1498)-N(3))-methyltransferase, translated to MRIPRIYHPEPLTAGTQTALDEEASNHVGRVLRMSTGQKLALFDGSNQVFDAEIIESTKKSVTVQINEGIVDDKESPLDLHLGQVLSRGEKMEFTIQKSVELGVNTITPLISERCGVKLDPSRLEKKHQQWQKIIISACEQCGRNSIPQLMPVMSLEEWCAQDDGSLKLNLHPRANQSINTLPLPVKKVRLLIGPEGGLSPEEIAMTAEHHFTDILLGPRVLRTETTALTAITALQVRFGDLG
- a CDS encoding LysR family transcriptional regulator, which gives rise to MDKIKASEVFVTIVKQGSMIKAADYLGMSRAMVTRYLNEMEEWAGVRLLHRTTRKQSLTSVGEMVYEQSLQLLEMAERIPANIPKERHQISGLVRITSSQSLANSILSVAICEFMQRYPLIAVDLQITNQTVNLVEERIDIALRITNHLEPNLIARSLATCLSVVCAHKDYLAKKGIPQTPDELAQHQCLTYRFFGRSLWEFNLGDERYSVPVGGNLSANESVVLLQATLKGAGISLQPYYSAKPYIESGELEQVLSAYHAQPMGIYAVLASRQNMPAAVRVLLDFLVEWFSSSPYWLALSGKSLD
- a CDS encoding YqgE/AlgH family protein, whose product is MNLLNHFLIAMPSLSDPLFERSVVYVCEHNENGAMGLIINKPIEDISVEGVLDQLEIFSTDRDEAISLQKPVMSGGPVAEEHGFILHTPVSGFSSSIKISDSTMITTSKDVLETLGTARQPEKTLVSLGYSSWEQGQLEKEILENSWLIVEASPQIIFDTPIAERWHKAAELIGINIHTISPIAGHA
- the ruvX gene encoding Holliday junction resolvase RuvX, whose amino-acid sequence is MSNRTVMGFDFGTKSIGAAIGQEVTGTARPLASFKAKDGIPDWTQIEKIIKEWQPDLVVVGLPLNMDGTEQLVTTQAKKFANRLHGRFGVQIALHDERLSTVEARAHLFERGGYRSLDKGSVDAASAVIILESWFEQQF
- a CDS encoding MBL fold metallo-hydrolase: MKKLLPLTLATTALFSTSVLATDLTLDIYNPGEASIFPVSSEIIYGDKDAVLIDAQFQKNDAQALVDKIKASGKNLTYIYISHSDPDFYFGLDVITDAFPNAKVIATAPTIKAINETQAGKLAYWGPVLKENAPQKIIIPEVLKGDSFSLEGETISVKGLDGQSPDRTYLYVPKLNAVMGGVLVSENIHIWLADTQTVEERQHWVSALQQIKSLSPKTVIPGHYLPKATHNLQAVDFTMNYLIEAEKNLEKTKNSDEFIAAMEKNHQNLADKSSLELSAKVLKGEMQWPQ
- the gshB gene encoding glutathione synthase, encoding MIKLGIVMDPISSIKIKKDTSFAMLLEAQRRGWEIHYMEMNDLYLHQGEARAHTRLLSVEENPEKWFEFGKEQDIALGELDTILMRKDPPFDTEFIYATYILERAEDMGTLIVNKPQSLRDCNEKLFTAWFPTLTPDTLVTRESKHLRAFHEKHGDVIFKPLDGMGGASIFRLKKDDPNVGVIIETLTEHGHRFCMAQNFLPEIVNGDKRILVVDGEPVPYCLARIPAKGETRGNLAAGGRGEARPLTESDWAIARQVAPILKQKGLIFVGLDVIGDRLTEINVTSPTCAREIEAAYPDVSITGMLMDAIEVRLNKKN